The genome window TAGTGCGGACAACTTCACTAACAGCATCTAACAGATCGAATATCCCCTTGTCTTTCGTGATCCTGCCTGCGTAAAGAATGGTCAATTCATCCCTTTTCTTCCGGAAAGGGATGATGTCTATCCCATTGTATATTTTCGTTATTTTCGAAGGATCAGCCTGATGGATCTTTTCCAGAAAACATCTTGCAGATTCCGACATACAAATAATTTTATCCGGCTTGTTGTAGTCAAATCCTGAATTCTCTTCCTTTCTGAATTCATCAAACTGTTCATTCCGGTAAAGCAGTTCCAGCTTTTTATATCTTTCAGGATTATTAGAAACCGAGTATTTCCATGGAATACAGTGTAAAGCAAGCAAATATTTTCCTCCCAGCTTATCTTGTAGGGCCTGTACGACTCCCGGCAAGTCTAAGTGGTTCATGTGCCATACAATATTCTGCCGGGATGATATCCATGGCGACAACAAATGAACAATCAAATCAAGATATAACGGTTTGTACCGCTTGACATTTGCAATATGCCTGGGCAGGTAAAAAAAGGCCGTAAAACAATCGTCTTTGATAATGACTTCCGGCAGGGCCTTATACGTTTGGAAAATCAGGTGATGCACCCTGATATTGTGACGGCTTTTCGATTTAAGCACTTCGCTGTATCGTTCAATACCTGTATAATAGTTGGATACAAGATCCACAATAACCACATCAATCATAATCGTCTGTCAATAAAAAAAGAAAAGGAGC of Bacteroidales bacterium contains these proteins:
- a CDS encoding glycosyltransferase family 4 protein; translated protein: MIDVVIVDLVSNYYTGIERYSEVLKSKSRHNIRVHHLIFQTYKALPEVIIKDDCFTAFFYLPRHIANVKRYKPLYLDLIVHLLSPWISSRQNIVWHMNHLDLPGVVQALQDKLGGKYLLALHCIPWKYSVSNNPERYKKLELLYRNEQFDEFRKEENSGFDYNKPDKIICMSESARCFLEKIHQADPSKITKIYNGIDIIPFRKKRDELTILYAGRITKDKGIFDLLDAVSEVVRTTGYFPKIKFAGYCHITKQTILSKYHHLDIAFFNEVDLGSLKKLYASATFGVIPSLHEQCSYVGIEMAAFGLPMIVSDVDALSEMFEDRKTALFNQLVFDPDTGLHADKNIFVKNIVEMIENKELRKKMSNNLRRLYHQKFTGIMCDLTFNLYEDLASLNSSD